In one Ornithorhynchus anatinus isolate Pmale09 chromosome 19, mOrnAna1.pri.v4, whole genome shotgun sequence genomic region, the following are encoded:
- the GTF3C6 gene encoding general transcription factor 3C polypeptide 6 — translation MAASAASAAGQAGPGLATTDPDNHHHHHHHDDNDDDDEEEEEQLVMVELSGIIDSDFLTKCEKNCKILGIDTERPILQVDRYVFAGEYEDTLGTCVMFEENAEQVDSEGNRKTQLKYKCHTMKKLSMTRTLLTDKKEGEESIGGVEWLRIKDSDFSYRPKMICNFVQQKEDDEIAVQAQDKPLELGEEENVTNKNSGLNYELGKHDSGSLLESPSSETSVGTQDPKIIPM, via the exons ATGGCGGCTTCGGCGGCTTCGGCGGCAGGAcaggccgggccggggctcgCAACGACGGACCCggacaaccaccaccaccaccaccaccacgacgacaacgacgacgacgacgaggaggaggag GAGCAGTTGGTCATGGTGGAACTGTCGGGAATTATTGATTCAGATTTTCTAACAAAATGTGAAAAAAATTGCAAGATTTTG GGAATAGACACAGAAAGACCTATTTTACAAGTGGACAGATATGTCTTTGCTGGAGAATATGAAG ACACTCTTGGTACCTGTGTTATGTTTGAAGAAAATGCAGAAcaag TTGATTCAGAAGGCAACCGTAAAACGCAGCTGAAGTATAAATGTCATACGATGAAGAAGCTAAGCATGACGAGAACACTTCTGACtgataagaaggaaggagaggaaagcatAG GAGGTGTGGAATGGTTACGGATCAAGGACAGCGACTTCTCCTATAGACCCAAAATGATCTGTAATTTTGTTCAGCAAAAGGAAGATGATGAAATAGCAGTTCAAGCCCAAGACAAACCACTggaactgggggaggaggagaatgtcACAAACAAGAACTCGGGCTTGAATTATGAACTGGGGAAACACGATTCTGGCTCTCTGCTTGAGAGTCCTTCCTCTGAGACTTCAGTAGGAACCCAAGATCCTAAAATCATTCCTATGTGA